One Nonomuraea angiospora DNA segment encodes these proteins:
- the leuS gene encoding leucine--tRNA ligase: protein MGPNQARRTVAVSEYDPQALQAKWQQRWEEQEPYRASEDPADPRERRYMLDMFPYPSGDLHMGHAEAFGLGDVVARYWYQQGYNVMHPIGWDSFGLPAENAAIKRNAHPAEWTYANIETQVTSFKRYALSFDWSRRLHTSDPDYYRWNQWLFNRFFERGLAYRKGGLVNWCPNDQTVLANEQVVAGKCERCGADVVRRELTQWYFKITDYAQRLLDDMDQLQEGWSERLLTMQRNWIGRSEGADVLFEIEGREEPVQVYTTRPDTLFGATFFVVAVDAKLAEEIVTDEHRAEFEAYRAEVAKLSDIERLSTDKEKTGVFLGRYAVNPVNGERIPVWAADYVLSDYGHGAIMAVPAHDQRDLDFALKFELPVKVVVHTGLADPGETGEATPGEGTLVNSGPLDGLTKVEAISKIIEILEREGKGTGAVNYRLRDWLLSRQRFWGTPIPIIHCGDCGEVPVPDEQLPVTLPDMRGEALAPKGVSPLASATEWVNVECPKCGGAAKRDTDTMDTFVDSSWYYLRYCSPGYTEGPFDVEQVRKWGPIDQYVGGIEHAVLHLLYSRFFTKVLHDMGMVDFTEPFRRMLNQGQVINGGKAMSKSLGNGVDLGKQIDDFGVDAVRLTMVFAGPPEDDIDWADVSPAASQKFLARALRVMSEVDSAPGVAFEGGDVELRKVTHRTIDEVTKLVESYRFNVAVARMMELTSATRKAIDSGPGAGDPAVREAAETLAIMLSLVAPYTSEEGWERLGRTGAVAFAGWPVAEPELLVQESVTCVVQVAGKVRDRLEVSPDITEDELRRLALASEKVASYLTNSPRKVIVRAPKLVNIVP, encoded by the coding sequence ATGGGTCCGAATCAAGCCAGAAGGACAGTAGCCGTGAGTGAGTACGATCCGCAGGCGCTGCAGGCCAAGTGGCAGCAGCGATGGGAGGAGCAGGAACCCTACCGGGCGAGCGAAGACCCCGCCGACCCGCGCGAGCGCCGCTACATGCTCGACATGTTCCCCTACCCGTCCGGCGACCTGCACATGGGCCACGCCGAGGCCTTCGGGCTGGGCGACGTGGTCGCTCGTTACTGGTACCAGCAGGGTTACAACGTCATGCACCCGATCGGGTGGGACTCCTTCGGCCTTCCGGCGGAGAACGCCGCGATCAAGCGGAACGCGCACCCGGCCGAGTGGACCTACGCCAACATCGAGACGCAGGTCACCTCGTTCAAGCGCTACGCGCTGTCCTTCGACTGGTCGCGCCGCCTGCACACCAGCGACCCCGACTACTACCGGTGGAACCAGTGGCTGTTCAACCGGTTCTTCGAGCGCGGCCTGGCCTACCGCAAGGGCGGCCTGGTCAACTGGTGCCCCAACGACCAGACCGTGCTGGCCAACGAGCAGGTCGTGGCCGGCAAGTGCGAGCGCTGCGGCGCCGACGTCGTCCGCCGCGAGCTGACGCAGTGGTACTTCAAGATCACTGACTACGCGCAGCGCCTGCTGGACGACATGGACCAGCTGCAGGAGGGCTGGTCCGAGCGGCTGCTGACCATGCAGCGCAACTGGATCGGCCGCTCCGAGGGCGCCGACGTGCTGTTCGAGATCGAGGGCCGCGAGGAGCCGGTCCAGGTCTACACCACGCGGCCCGACACGCTGTTCGGCGCCACCTTCTTCGTGGTCGCCGTGGACGCCAAGCTGGCAGAGGAGATCGTCACCGACGAGCACCGCGCCGAGTTCGAGGCCTACCGCGCCGAGGTCGCCAAGCTGAGCGACATCGAGCGGCTGTCCACCGACAAGGAGAAGACCGGCGTCTTCCTGGGCCGCTACGCGGTCAACCCGGTCAACGGCGAGCGCATCCCGGTCTGGGCGGCCGACTACGTGCTGTCCGACTACGGCCACGGCGCCATCATGGCCGTGCCCGCCCACGACCAGCGCGACCTGGACTTCGCGCTGAAGTTCGAGCTGCCGGTGAAGGTCGTCGTGCACACCGGCCTGGCCGACCCGGGCGAGACCGGCGAGGCCACGCCGGGCGAGGGCACGCTGGTCAACTCCGGGCCGCTCGACGGCCTGACCAAGGTCGAGGCCATCTCCAAGATCATCGAGATCCTGGAGCGCGAGGGCAAGGGCACGGGCGCGGTCAACTACCGGCTGCGCGACTGGCTGCTGTCCCGCCAGCGGTTCTGGGGCACGCCGATCCCGATCATCCACTGCGGCGACTGCGGCGAGGTGCCCGTCCCCGACGAGCAGCTGCCGGTCACGCTGCCCGACATGCGCGGCGAGGCCCTGGCCCCCAAGGGCGTCTCCCCGCTGGCCAGCGCCACCGAGTGGGTCAACGTCGAGTGCCCCAAGTGCGGCGGCGCGGCCAAGCGCGACACCGACACGATGGACACGTTCGTCGACTCGTCGTGGTATTATCTGCGTTACTGCTCGCCCGGCTACACCGAGGGCCCGTTCGACGTCGAGCAGGTGCGCAAGTGGGGCCCGATCGACCAGTACGTCGGCGGCATCGAGCACGCGGTGCTGCACCTGCTCTACTCGAGGTTCTTCACCAAGGTCCTGCACGACATGGGCATGGTCGACTTCACCGAGCCGTTCCGGCGCATGCTGAACCAGGGCCAGGTGATCAACGGCGGCAAGGCCATGTCCAAGTCGCTGGGCAACGGCGTCGACCTGGGCAAGCAGATCGACGACTTCGGCGTCGACGCCGTGCGCCTGACCATGGTCTTCGCCGGGCCGCCCGAGGACGACATCGACTGGGCCGACGTCTCGCCGGCCGCGTCGCAGAAGTTCCTGGCCCGCGCGCTGCGCGTCATGTCCGAGGTGGACAGCGCGCCCGGCGTGGCGTTCGAGGGCGGCGACGTGGAGCTGCGCAAGGTCACCCACCGCACGATCGACGAGGTCACCAAGCTGGTCGAGTCCTACCGCTTCAACGTCGCGGTGGCGCGCATGATGGAGCTGACCTCGGCCACGCGCAAGGCCATCGACTCCGGCCCCGGCGCCGGTGACCCGGCGGTGCGCGAGGCCGCGGAGACGCTGGCGATCATGCTGTCGCTGGTGGCCCCGTACACCTCCGAGGAGGGCTGGGAGCGGCTGGGCCGCACCGGCGCCGTCGCCTTCGCCGGGTGGCCGGTGGCCGAGCCCGAGCTGCTGGTGCAGGAGTCGGTCACCTGCGTGGTGCAGGTGGCGGGCAAGGTGCGCGACCGGCTGGAGGTCTCGCCGGACATCACCGAGGACGAGCTGCGCCGGCTCGCGCTGGCCTCGGAGAAGGTCGCCTCCTACCTGACCAACTCGCCCCGCAAGGTGATCGTCCGGGCCCCCAAGCTGGTCAACATCGTCCCGTAG